Proteins from a single region of Campylobacter sputorum:
- a CDS encoding NADH-quinone oxidoreductase subunit B family protein has product MKIYEVPQNIKDANALEDKLKLLKIIGRSFSVFRIDCGSCNGCEIETFAAITPMWDPERFGFKLVANPRHADILLCSGPVTRQMYYPLLRAYEAAPDPKLVVALGACGSSGGIFYDCYSVLSGVDKIIPVDVYIPGCPPHPASIIYGLTSALGVMDQKLKKISFEKEEKMPLIVEDSVLDNILFERDLLVHAKRLMSYIFGRKLYDKYLDAIKDSKDPQDPKETKKSIIKAMQNEEDPRYAECLGILHNEVYIKYISCEDEDKIELNSAFGAEKW; this is encoded by the coding sequence ATGAAAATTTATGAAGTTCCTCAAAATATAAAAGATGCAAATGCTCTTGAAGATAAATTAAAACTTCTTAAAATAATTGGTAGAAGTTTTAGCGTTTTTAGGATAGATTGTGGTAGTTGCAATGGCTGTGAAATAGAAACATTTGCTGCAATTACGCCTATGTGGGATCCTGAGAGATTTGGTTTTAAGCTAGTTGCAAATCCAAGACATGCGGATATTTTGTTATGCTCTGGTCCTGTTACAAGACAGATGTATTACCCGCTTTTGCGAGCTTATGAGGCTGCTCCTGATCCAAAGCTTGTAGTCGCTCTTGGTGCTTGTGGTTCGAGTGGCGGTATATTTTATGATTGTTATAGTGTTTTAAGCGGCGTTGATAAGATAATTCCTGTTGATGTTTATATACCAGGCTGTCCGCCACATCCTGCTAGTATTATTTATGGCTTAACTTCGGCTCTTGGTGTAATGGATCAAAAACTAAAAAAAATTAGTTTTGAAAAAGAAGAAAAAATGCCTTTGATTGTTGAAGATTCTGTGCTTGATAATATACTTTTTGAAAGAGATTTGTTGGTTCATGCAAAAAGGTTGATGAGTTATATTTTTGGTAGAAAGCTTTATGATAAGTATTTAGATGCTATAAAAGATAGTAAAGACCCACAAGATCCAAAAGAAACAAAAAAATCTATCATAAAAGCAATGCAAAACGAAGAAGACCCTAGATATGCTGAGTGCTTGGGTATATTGCACAATGAAGTTTATATAAAATACATATCTTGCGAAGATGAAGACAAAATAGAACTAAATAGTGCATTTGGTGCAGAAAAATGGTAG
- a CDS encoding formate hydrogenlyase complex iron-sulfur subunit: MMKLLDITEKYGKSTHKYPFEPYEVANNFRGRPLYKYEICIGCAACGIACPPNAITIKLNNDKTKLIWEFNCARCIFCGRCDEVCPTGAIRLSDEFELAVKFDKSALIQRGELEVECCEKCGKVFSTKRLVEYSFLRLSKANLTPKRLEDSKMYLHICPECKKNMTVDNFTKTNGAEVK, translated from the coding sequence ATGATGAAACTTCTTGATATAACAGAAAAATATGGAAAAAGCACTCATAAATATCCATTTGAACCATATGAAGTAGCAAATAATTTTCGCGGAAGACCGCTTTATAAGTATGAGATTTGCATAGGTTGTGCAGCTTGTGGTATAGCTTGTCCGCCAAATGCCATAACCATAAAACTCAATAATGATAAAACAAAATTGATATGGGAATTTAATTGTGCTAGGTGTATATTTTGTGGGCGTTGCGATGAGGTTTGTCCAACTGGAGCTATAAGACTTAGTGATGAGTTTGAATTGGCTGTTAAATTTGATAAATCAGCTTTAATTCAAAGAGGTGAACTTGAAGTAGAGTGTTGTGAAAAATGCGGTAAAGTTTTTAGCACAAAAAGACTTGTTGAGTATAGTTTTTTAAGACTTAGTAAAGCAAATTTAACACCAAAAAGGTTAGAAGATTCAAAAATGTATTTACACATATGTCCAGAATGTAAAAAAAATATGACTGTTGATAATTTTACTAAAACAAATGGAGCAGAGGTAAAATGA
- a CDS encoding NADH-quinone oxidoreductase subunit C: MKCDKFIQALEQRVKILEVTRQCEDQVTALVELNDLPEAVRFMYYDMGGYLSTMVANDERSINKNYALYYALSIEGGKMSDEDEIAQDEKCFVTIKALVPPENPTYPSVTPFVPACVWYEREAYDMFGLVAEGLPDKRRLVLSDDWPNDLFPLRKDSMDYRYRPDMLEHQNEPEYEFLRPQGANVTDIPLGPLHVTADEPGHFRLFCDGDMIVDADYRLFYQHRGMEKLAENRMNYDQMGYLAERVCGICGYAHAIACIEAAEKAINLEIPARAQAIRVICSEIERLHSHLLNIGLACEVTGNYTAFMHIFRIREYSMKLAELVTGGRKTYGSVVMGGLRRDITGVEIKESLKILQTIDTQVDEIWDAVMDDKRQIKRWKGVGILDKQIARDFSAVGPNIRGSGIKRDTRYDHPYDFFKKIKFDVAVEHGGDVLSRLTVRYKELKSSVSIIRQCFELMPQTAIIEDPKLRIKPENYALAYVEAPRGENVHWIMQGSAQKVYRWRCRAATYNNWPSLRFQFHGNTIADAALIVCSLDPCYSCTERITLVDIKTHKTRILTNKDLKEFCKTLKNNPLKDLR; this comes from the coding sequence ATGAAATGTGATAAATTTATACAAGCACTAGAACAAAGAGTAAAAATTTTAGAGGTAACAAGACAATGCGAAGATCAAGTTACTGCTTTGGTAGAACTTAATGATTTGCCAGAAGCTGTTAGATTTATGTATTATGATATGGGCGGTTATCTTTCAACAATGGTTGCAAATGATGAGAGGTCTATAAACAAAAACTACGCTTTATATTATGCTCTTTCTATCGAGGGCGGAAAAATGAGCGATGAAGACGAAATAGCACAAGATGAGAAATGTTTTGTAACTATAAAAGCTTTAGTGCCGCCTGAAAATCCAACTTATCCAAGTGTAACTCCATTTGTTCCAGCTTGTGTTTGGTATGAAAGAGAAGCTTATGATATGTTTGGGCTTGTTGCCGAGGGACTTCCTGATAAAAGAAGACTTGTTTTAAGCGATGATTGGCCAAATGATCTTTTTCCGCTTAGAAAAGATTCTATGGATTATAGATACAGACCTGATATGTTAGAACATCAAAATGAACCAGAATACGAGTTTTTAAGACCACAAGGTGCAAATGTTACTGATATTCCTCTTGGTCCGCTTCATGTTACGGCTGATGAGCCAGGACATTTTAGACTTTTTTGTGATGGAGATATGATAGTAGATGCTGATTATAGGTTGTTTTATCAACATCGCGGTATGGAAAAACTAGCAGAAAATAGAATGAATTATGATCAAATGGGTTATCTTGCCGAGAGAGTTTGTGGAATTTGTGGTTACGCACATGCAATAGCGTGTATTGAAGCTGCTGAAAAAGCTATAAATTTAGAAATTCCAGCTCGTGCTCAAGCTATAAGAGTTATATGTTCTGAGATAGAAAGACTTCATTCTCATCTTTTAAATATAGGCTTAGCCTGTGAGGTAACAGGAAACTATACGGCTTTTATGCATATATTTAGAATTCGTGAGTATTCTATGAAATTAGCAGAACTTGTAACTGGCGGTAGAAAAACTTATGGTAGTGTTGTAATGGGTGGTTTAAGACGCGACATAACTGGTGTAGAAATAAAAGAAAGCCTTAAAATTTTACAAACCATAGATACTCAAGTTGATGAAATTTGGGATGCTGTAATGGATGATAAAAGGCAGATAAAACGCTGGAAAGGTGTTGGTATACTTGATAAGCAAATAGCAAGAGATTTTTCAGCAGTTGGTCCAAATATAAGAGGAAGTGGCATAAAAAGAGACACCAGATACGATCATCCATATGATTTTTTTAAGAAAATTAAATTTGATGTAGCAGTTGAGCATGGTGGAGATGTTCTTTCAAGGCTTACTGTTAGATATAAAGAGCTAAAAAGCTCAGTTAGTATAATACGCCAGTGTTTTGAGCTAATGCCACAAACTGCTATTATTGAAGATCCTAAACTTAGAATAAAACCTGAAAATTATGCACTAGCTTATGTTGAGGCGCCAAGGGGTGAAAATGTTCATTGGATTATGCAAGGAAGTGCTCAAAAGGTGTATCGTTGGAGATGTAGGGCTGCAACTTATAACAATTGGCCAAGTTTGAGATTTCAGTTTCATGGAAATACAATAGCAGATGCAGCACTTATAGTCTGTAGTTTGGATCCTTGTTATTCTTGCACAGAAAGAATAACTTTAGTAGATATAAAAACACATAAAACAAGGATTTTGACAAACAAAGATTTAAAAGAATTTTGTAAAACTTTAAAAAATAATCCTTTAAAGGATTTAAGATGA